Proteins encoded together in one Lysinibacillus sp. FSL K6-0232 window:
- a CDS encoding class I SAM-dependent methyltransferase: MTSKQIAKILKNKMDKMEIKNNNSQNGDDLNDMFATNELYSNIVSNNQLWDIPVEEKITSHRKVVGPLIVFLKKITKRLLYWLVTKPFLVQKNFNGSVTRTLNEIWNFIGGIQEQNKAIENKLKTCFEDINTTQIKNHEHLLNEISILKKQMDELTKETYKLKQQKEDEDAFTINYLEFENKFRGTEEDIKARQMEIYLPYLAKKINRKVLDVGCGRGELVNGLFENGFDSLGIDLNKQMVNHCQQKGYNVVYGDALEYLHGIEDNSLGAIFSLHVFEHLQPVQIMNLLERFYEKVEDGGLVILETPNPECLYTLAYGFSMDLTHKKILHPYTMKFLLEEVGFKDIEIKHLSPVAQSAKLKTLNEQDNMETINDNFKKINDLLFGYQDYAIVAKK, from the coding sequence TTGACAAGTAAACAAATAGCAAAAATTTTGAAAAATAAAATGGATAAAATGGAAATTAAGAATAATAATTCCCAAAACGGAGATGACTTGAATGATATGTTCGCAACAAACGAATTATATTCAAATATAGTATCTAATAATCAACTATGGGATATACCTGTAGAGGAGAAAATCACTTCACATAGAAAAGTAGTCGGTCCGTTAATAGTTTTTTTGAAAAAAATTACAAAAAGGCTATTGTATTGGTTGGTTACTAAACCATTTTTAGTTCAAAAAAACTTCAATGGATCAGTTACTAGAACACTAAATGAAATATGGAATTTTATTGGTGGTATTCAAGAGCAAAATAAAGCAATTGAAAATAAATTAAAAACTTGTTTTGAAGATATTAATACTACGCAAATTAAAAATCATGAGCATCTTCTTAATGAAATATCAATTTTAAAAAAACAAATGGATGAATTAACAAAAGAAACATATAAATTGAAGCAGCAAAAAGAAGATGAAGATGCTTTTACTATTAACTATCTTGAGTTTGAAAATAAATTTAGAGGTACTGAAGAAGATATAAAGGCCAGACAGATGGAGATTTATTTACCCTATTTAGCTAAGAAAATTAATAGGAAGGTTCTTGATGTCGGGTGTGGTCGAGGCGAATTGGTGAATGGTTTATTTGAAAATGGATTTGATTCTTTAGGTATAGATTTAAATAAGCAAATGGTAAATCATTGTCAACAGAAAGGTTATAATGTTGTATATGGGGATGCCTTAGAGTATTTACATGGAATCGAGGATAATAGTCTAGGTGCAATTTTCTCATTACATGTATTTGAGCATCTTCAGCCAGTTCAAATAATGAATCTACTTGAGAGATTTTATGAAAAAGTTGAAGACGGGGGATTAGTTATACTAGAAACGCCAAACCCTGAATGTTTATATACTTTAGCTTATGGTTTTTCAATGGATTTGACTCACAAAAAAATCTTGCATCCGTATACTATGAAATTTTTGTTGGAAGAAGTAGGGTTTAAGGATATTGAAATTAAACATTTAAGCCCAGTTGCGCAATCTGCAAAATTAAAAACTTTAAATGAACAAGATAATATGGAAACGATTAATGATAATTTTAAGAAAATAAATGATTTATTATTTGGCTATCAAGACTATGCTATTGTAGCTAAAAAATAG
- a CDS encoding glycosyltransferase family 4 protein codes for MKKKIAICAAQIPFNYGGAEILVEELNRQLNKRGFQSEIIYVPFKWYPKSQLIENALVWKMLDLTESNGEKIDLVICTKYPTYAVKHPNKITWLFHQHRPIYDLLDTSYTDFDKSNIEDLKYIKQIKKIDELTLKESKKIFTISKNVSERLKKFNDIDSEVVYPPTQLEGRYYTEKYDDYILSAGRLDPLKRIELMIEAMKYVKSNVRFLIAGRGKHEKILKEVVKKNGLENRVEFLGFVKEEELLNLYANAGAIYFAPKDEDYGFITIEAFKSKKTVITTNDSGGVLEFVKDHKTGLISNPNAKEIALNVDKLFQDKRQLEILGQEAFEKVVNINWDFVVDKLVNDFLK; via the coding sequence ATGAAGAAGAAAATTGCTATTTGTGCTGCACAAATACCATTTAATTATGGAGGCGCTGAGATTTTAGTAGAAGAATTAAATAGACAACTAAATAAAAGAGGGTTTCAATCAGAAATTATTTATGTACCTTTTAAATGGTATCCTAAATCGCAGTTAATAGAAAATGCTTTGGTATGGAAAATGTTGGATTTAACAGAGAGTAATGGTGAAAAAATTGATCTTGTAATTTGCACAAAATATCCTACTTACGCAGTAAAACATCCGAATAAAATTACTTGGCTATTTCACCAACATCGCCCAATTTACGATTTACTTGATACTAGTTATACAGACTTTGATAAATCAAATATCGAAGATTTAAAGTACATTAAACAAATCAAAAAGATAGATGAGTTAACTTTAAAAGAGTCGAAAAAAATCTTTACAATTTCAAAAAATGTATCAGAGAGATTAAAGAAATTTAATGATATAGATAGTGAGGTAGTGTACCCTCCTACACAATTAGAAGGAAGATACTATACAGAAAAATATGATGACTATATTCTGTCAGCAGGTCGATTAGATCCATTAAAAAGAATTGAATTAATGATAGAGGCTATGAAATATGTGAAATCAAATGTTAGATTTTTAATCGCTGGTAGAGGAAAACATGAGAAAATCTTAAAAGAAGTTGTGAAAAAAAACGGATTAGAAAATAGAGTTGAGTTTTTAGGATTTGTAAAAGAAGAGGAATTGCTTAATTTATATGCTAATGCTGGAGCTATCTATTTTGCTCCTAAAGATGAAGATTATGGTTTTATAACTATAGAAGCATTCAAAAGTAAAAAGACCGTTATAACTACAAATGATTCAGGTGGCGTTTTGGAATTTGTAAAAGATCATAAAACAGGTTTAATTTCTAATCCAAATGCAAAAGAAATCGCTCTTAATGTAGATAAGTTATTTCAAGATAAACGTCAATTAGAAATATTGGGTCAGGAAGCTTTTGAAAAAGTAGTAAATATAAATTGGGATTTTGTTGTTGATAAACTAGTAAATGACTTTTTGAAGTAG